A genomic stretch from Setaria viridis chromosome 1, Setaria_viridis_v4.0, whole genome shotgun sequence includes:
- the LOC117865360 gene encoding putative germin-like protein 2-2 has translation MAVRVFLLAAALLAVTCFHATASDPSLLQDFCVVDKMSKVRVNGLPCKDANDVVAEDFFFSGLHMAGNTTNKQGSAVTPVNVAQIAGLNTMGISLARIDYAPYGLNPPHTHPRGTEILTVLEGSLYVGFVTSNPDNKLFTKVINKGDVFVFPQGLIHFQFNYGTKNAVALAALSSQNPGVITVANAVFGSKPSIRVDILAKAFQVDKMTVDRMQAQF, from the exons ATGGCAGTTCGCGTCTTCCTCCTTGCAGCAGCTCTTTTGGCCGTGACTTGCTTTCATGCCACTGCCTCCGATCCTAGCCTTCTCCAGGACTTCTGTGTAGTCGACAAGATGTCCAAAG TGCGTGTCAATGGGCTCCCATGCAAGGATGCAAATGATGTAGTGGCTGAAGATTTCTTCTTCTCGGGACTTCACATGGCCGGCAACACAACCAACAAGCAGGGCTCCGCCGTCACACCAGTCAATGTTGCTCAGATTGCAGGGTTGAACACGATGGGCATCTCTCTCGCTCGTATCGATTATGCACCCTATGGTCTCAACCCCCCTCACACTCATCCACGAGGTACTGAGATCTTGACCGTGCTTGAGGGCTCACTCTACGTTGGCTTCGTGACATCGAACCCGGACAACAAACTGTTCACAAAGGTCATTAACAAAGGAGATGTATTTGTGTTCCCTCAAGGGTTAATCCATTTCCAGTTCAACTATGGAACAAAAAATGCAGTGGCACTTGCAGCATTGAGCAGTCAAAACCCTGGGGTGATAACTGTGGCCAATGCTGTATTCGGGTCAAAGCCATCCATCCGTGTCGATATCCTTGCCAAGGCTTTTCAAGTGGACAAGATGACTGTCGACCGCATGCAAGCCCAGTTCTAG
- the LOC117854970 gene encoding LOW QUALITY PROTEIN: putative germin-like protein 2-1 (The sequence of the model RefSeq protein was modified relative to this genomic sequence to represent the inferred CDS: deleted 1 base in 1 codon; substituted 1 base at 1 genomic stop codon), which yields MASSSTKTNVLSYLTSITWDNVQRVVAEDFFLSGIHLAGNTTNQXGSAVTPVNVAQIAGLNTMGISLPRVDYAPYGLNPPHTHPRGTEILTVLEGSLYVGFVTSNPNNKLFTKVINKGDVFVFPQGLIHFQFNYGTKNAVAPAALSSQNPGVITVANAVFGSKPSIPDDILAKAFQLDKMTVDRIQAQL from the exons ATGGCCAGCTCTTCTACTAAGACCAATG TGCTAAGCTATTTGACATCCATCACCTGGGACAATGTGCAAAGGGTTGTGGCTGAAGATTTCTTCCTCTCGGGAATT CACTTGGCCGGCAACACAACCAACCAGTAGGGCTCCGCCGTCACACCAGTCAATGTTGCTCAGATTGCAGGGTTGAACACGATGGGCATCTCTCTCCCTCGTGTCGATTATGCACCCTATGGTCTCAACCCCCCTCACACTCATCCACGTGGTACTGAGATCTTGACCGTGCTTGAGGGCTCACTCTACGTTGGCTTCGTGACATCGAACCCGAACAACAAACTGTTCACAAAGGTTATTAACAAAGGAGATGTATTTGTGTTCCCTCAAGGGTTAATCCATTTCCAGTTCAACTATGGAACAAAAAATGCAGTGGCACCTGCAGCATTGAGCAGTCAAAACCCTGGGGTGATAACTGTGGCCAATGCTGTATTCGGGTCAAAGCCATCCATCCCTGATGATATCCTTGCCAAGGCTTTTCAACTGGACAAGATGACTGTCGACCGCATCCAGGCACAACTCTAG
- the LOC117865721 gene encoding putative germin-like protein 2-2, which translates to MAIHAFLLAAALLALSSFHAIASDPSLLQDFCVVDKMAKVRVNGFPCKDAKDVVPDDFYFSGLNMAGNTTNKQGSAVTPVNVAQIAGLNTMGISLARIDYAPYGLNPPHTHPRATEILTVLEGSLYVGFVTSNPDNKLFTKILNKGDVFVFPEGLIHFQFNYGTNSAVALAALSSQNPGVITVANTVFGSKPSISDDILAKAFQVDKKTIDLIQTQF; encoded by the exons ATGGCAATTCATGCATTCCTGCTAGCCGCAGCCCTATTGGCTTTGTCCTCCTTTCATGCCATAGCCTCTGATCCAAGCCTTCTCCAGGACTTTTGCGTGGTTGATAAGATGGCTAAAG TGCGTGTGAATGGGTTCCCTTGCAAGGATGCAAAGGATGTTGTACCCGACGATTTCTACTTCTCGGGTCTTAACATGGCTGGCAACACAACCAACAAGCAAGGCTCTGCCGTCACACCAGTCAATGTTGCTCAGATTGCTGGGCTGAACACCATGGGCATCTCTCTCGCTCGCATTGATTATGCACCGTATGGTCTTAACCCACCTCACACACATCCACGGGCCACAGAGATCCTGACAGTGCTCGAGGGCTCCCTCTACGTTGGTTTTGTCACATCAAACCCAGACAACAAGTTGTTCACAAAGATTCTTAACAAAGGGGATGTGTTTGTGTTCCCTGAGGGCTTGATCCATTTCCAATTCAATTATGGAACAAACAGTGCCGTTGCCCTTGCCGCGTTAAGCAGCCAAAACCCAGGGGTGATTACTGTGGCCAACACTGTATTTGGGTCAAAGCCATCTATCTCGGACGATATCCTTGCCAAGGCTTTCCAAGTGGACAAGAAGACAATTGACCTCATCCAAACCCAGTTCTAG